One Acinetobacter colistiniresistens DNA segment encodes these proteins:
- a CDS encoding patatin-like phospholipase family protein, with amino-acid sequence MKQLKLWVLGLSMTVLAGCQTTSHLKPVIEDAQAQAVNQPFTAIKQQQKRPVIALVLGSGGARGYAHIGVIEVLERQGIRPDFIVGTSAGSIVGSIYASGKSAAELRDIALKLKANDVREVNVSLKGFFDGKKVEDYINEQVHNLPLEKMKIPMYVVATELKDGTRTVFNYGNTGQAVRASASIPSMFIPTKIHDVEYVDGGLVSPVPVQVARELGADVVIAVDILAQPIHTETSNVWGLFNQNINIMQGRLAEEELKEADIVIQPDLREKAHIFDVKGREMTMQAGVDAANEKLAEIQWAIQSKSYPAQNEQQDIALKMSTSVPR; translated from the coding sequence ATGAAACAGCTTAAATTATGGGTGTTGGGTCTTTCCATGACTGTGTTAGCAGGGTGCCAAACAACATCACATTTAAAACCCGTGATTGAGGATGCCCAAGCTCAAGCTGTGAACCAACCCTTTACTGCCATTAAACAGCAGCAAAAACGCCCCGTGATTGCATTGGTTCTGGGGAGCGGCGGCGCGCGCGGCTATGCCCATATTGGTGTTATTGAGGTTCTGGAGCGGCAAGGGATTCGCCCTGATTTTATTGTGGGTACCAGTGCGGGCAGTATTGTAGGATCGATCTATGCCAGTGGCAAAAGTGCTGCCGAGTTGCGTGATATTGCATTAAAACTCAAAGCCAATGACGTTCGCGAAGTCAATGTGAGCCTCAAGGGCTTTTTTGATGGTAAAAAAGTAGAAGACTATATCAACGAGCAAGTGCATAACCTGCCATTAGAAAAAATGAAAATCCCAATGTATGTGGTGGCAACTGAATTAAAAGATGGCACCCGAACCGTATTTAATTATGGCAATACTGGACAGGCTGTGCGAGCTTCAGCATCCATTCCAAGTATGTTTATCCCAACTAAAATTCATGATGTTGAATATGTCGATGGTGGCTTGGTCAGCCCTGTACCTGTGCAGGTTGCACGTGAGCTGGGGGCAGATGTGGTGATTGCTGTGGATATCCTTGCACAACCGATTCATACCGAAACCAGTAATGTCTGGGGGCTATTCAATCAAAATATCAATATCATGCAAGGGCGTCTGGCCGAAGAAGAACTGAAAGAAGCGGATATCGTGATTCAGCCTGACTTGCGTGAGAAAGCGCATATTTTTGATGTCAAAGGCCGTGAGATGACCATGCAAGCAGGTGTTGATGCTGCCAATGAAAAGTTAGCTGAAATTCAATGGGCGATTCAAAGTAAAAGCTATCCAGCACAAAATGAACAGCAGGATATTGCCTTGAAAATGAGTACCTCCGTACCACGTTAA
- the sbmA gene encoding peptide antibiotic transporter SbmA, whose product MFKSFFPNPRPFFISVIVWLALNMLLWYTGGHSWGEYLGFPKGYADAELSINVSRFWAPSFLWFYIWFFIATALFAGFWRIFSDNKWQRWSIWGSAFILFNIWFSVQVDVVINAWYQPFYNLIQKMVSSGGGELNLLYTEMLTFIFIAMVYVTIAVLNLFFVSHYIFRWRTAMNEYYTQFWDRLRHIEGASQRVQEDTMRFAKTSESLGVSFIEAIMTLIAFLPILLQLSVHVKVLPVVGEIPHALMIAALGWAIFGTVVLMLVGYKLPGLEFNNQKVEAAYRKELVYGEDHATRADPLTLKELFSKVRLNYFKLYFHYTYFNLVRIWYLQLDNLYGIFILAPSIAAGAVTLGIMMQILNVFQQVRKSFQYLITSWPTIIELLSIYKRLKAFEKTLD is encoded by the coding sequence ATGTTTAAGTCTTTCTTTCCGAATCCGCGTCCGTTTTTTATTTCAGTCATCGTCTGGTTAGCACTCAATATGTTGCTCTGGTATACAGGGGGGCATAGCTGGGGGGAATATCTAGGTTTTCCTAAAGGCTATGCTGATGCTGAGCTATCAATTAATGTCAGTCGCTTCTGGGCACCTTCATTTCTTTGGTTTTATATCTGGTTTTTTATAGCAACAGCATTATTTGCTGGATTTTGGCGGATTTTCTCAGACAATAAATGGCAGCGTTGGTCGATTTGGGGTTCTGCATTTATCCTGTTTAATATCTGGTTCAGTGTTCAGGTTGATGTGGTTATTAATGCTTGGTATCAACCCTTTTATAATTTAATTCAGAAAATGGTATCAAGCGGAGGTGGCGAACTTAATCTGCTTTATACTGAGATGTTGACTTTCATTTTTATTGCGATGGTCTATGTCACAATCGCTGTCCTGAATCTATTTTTTGTCAGCCATTATATTTTTCGCTGGCGTACAGCAATGAATGAATACTATACCCAATTTTGGGATAGACTCCGTCATATTGAAGGTGCTTCACAGCGTGTGCAAGAAGATACCATGCGTTTTGCAAAAACTTCAGAAAGTTTGGGAGTAAGCTTTATTGAAGCAATAATGACCCTGATTGCCTTTTTGCCAATCTTGTTGCAACTTTCAGTTCATGTAAAGGTTTTACCAGTCGTTGGAGAAATTCCCCATGCTTTAATGATTGCTGCTTTAGGTTGGGCAATCTTCGGGACAGTTGTTTTGATGTTGGTGGGATATAAGCTTCCAGGTCTGGAGTTTAATAATCAAAAAGTTGAGGCTGCATACCGTAAAGAATTAGTCTATGGTGAAGATCATGCGACTCGAGCTGATCCTTTAACCTTAAAAGAGCTCTTTAGTAAGGTTCGTTTGAATTATTTTAAATTGTACTTTCATTATACGTATTTTAATTTAGTACGTATCTGGTATCTACAACTAGATAATTTATATGGAATTTTTATACTTGCGCCTTCAATTGCTGCAGGTGCAGTAACTTTAGGAATCATGATGCAAATTCTGAATGTATTCCAACAAGTGAGAAAGTCCTTTCAATACCTTATTACATCATGGCCAACAATTATTGAACTATTATCCATCTATAAGCGTCTTAAAGCGTTTGAAAAGACCTTGGATTAA
- a CDS encoding IS3 family transposase (programmed frameshift), producing the protein MKKPNYTPEIRERAVQLLIESEKDYPSNWAAVSAIAPKIGCTPETLRVWYQKYLDQQNPAKVQQVSDQEKMKQMEREIKELKRANEILRKAAGFFRPGGARPPTQIMVDFIHNNKALYGVEAICRILPIAASTYYRALDFVDNPEHRAKRALHDLHHAEQIKRIWKESSGRYGVRKVWQKLKREGYVIARCTVARLMQKLGIQGVWRGKNKQTTRSRDDQKRADDLVKRNFSADRPDQLWVSDFTYIQTHSGWVYTAFIIDVFSRAIVGWKVSTRMNTDMVLDALEQALHDRGMPKNVIHHSDRGVQYLSIRYTNRLDAANLRASVGTTGDSYDNALAETVNGLYKTEVIEYLKADWQGLADVQLATLNWVDWFNKKRVHSALGYVSPFEFEAMYYDKINPLGQVA; encoded by the exons ATGAAAAAACCAAACTATACCCCCGAAATTAGAGAAAGAGCGGTTCAATTACTAATTGAATCTGAAAAAGATTATCCATCGAATTGGGCAGCAGTTTCCGCAATTGCTCCTAAAATTGGCTGTACTCCTGAAACACTTCGTGTTTGGTATCAAAAATACTTAGATCAACAAAATCCCGCCAAAGTACAACAGGTATCTGACCAAGAAAAAATGAAGCAAATGGAACGTGAAATTAAAGAATTAAAACGTGCCAATGAAATTCTACGTAAAGCAGCCG GCTTTTTTCGCCCAGGCGGAGCTCGACCGCCCACACAAATAATGGTGGATTTTATCCATAACAATAAGGCGTTATATGGTGTTGAAGCGATTTGTAGAATTTTACCGATTGCAGCTTCGACCTATTATCGGGCTTTAGATTTCGTTGATAACCCAGAACATCGAGCGAAACGTGCTCTGCATGATTTACATCATGCAGAGCAAATCAAACGTATTTGGAAAGAAAGTTCAGGTCGATATGGTGTACGTAAAGTTTGGCAAAAATTGAAACGTGAGGGTTATGTTATTGCACGTTGTACAGTTGCTCGATTGATGCAAAAGCTAGGTATACAAGGTGTTTGGCGTGGTAAGAATAAACAAACCACCCGTAGCCGAGATGATCAAAAACGAGCAGATGATTTAGTGAAACGGAATTTTAGTGCTGATCGACCTGACCAATTATGGGTCAGTGACTTTACGTATATTCAAACACATTCAGGCTGGGTCTATACCGCCTTTATTATTGATGTGTTCTCACGAGCAATTGTTGGATGGAAAGTATCTACACGGATGAATACAGATATGGTGCTCGATGCATTGGAGCAAGCATTGCACGATCGAGGCATGCCAAAGAATGTGATTCATCATTCCGATAGAGGTGTTCAATATCTTTCTATTCGCTATACCAATCGTTTAGATGCTGCAAATTTACGAGCATCAGTCGGTACGACAGGTGATTCATACGATAATGCTCTGGCTGAAACGGTGAATGGCTTATACAAAACAGAGGTGATTGAATATTTAAAAGCAGATTGGCAAGGTTTAGCAGATGTACAACTTGCGACACTAAACTGGGTAGATTGGTTCAATAAAAAGCGTGTACACAGTGCACTGGGTTATGTATCGCCTTTTGAGTTTGAAGCAATGTACTATGATAAGATTAACCCGTTAGGTCAGGTGGCCTAA
- a CDS encoding chromate transporter, whose protein sequence is MILLTLAIVFTQLSLLAFGGGNAILPEMQHQVVTVHQWMSAEQFSSLFAMAQAAPGPNMMIVPLVGWHVAGPAGLLVTSLAKFGPSSIITIYALKFWERFKANPLRARFEKALKPITVGLVLVSAWLIADASAQNLLLVVIVIVTAILGMFKKIHPLWVMAAGAGLGIAFL, encoded by the coding sequence ATGATTTTGCTGACACTTGCAATTGTATTCACTCAACTTTCGCTACTGGCTTTTGGTGGTGGTAATGCCATCCTGCCTGAAATGCAACACCAAGTGGTGACCGTGCATCAATGGATGAGCGCAGAACAGTTTAGTTCACTGTTTGCCATGGCACAGGCTGCCCCCGGCCCGAATATGATGATTGTGCCTTTGGTCGGCTGGCATGTGGCAGGGCCAGCCGGTTTGTTAGTCACTTCATTGGCGAAGTTTGGCCCATCTTCCATCATTACCATTTATGCGCTGAAATTCTGGGAACGCTTTAAAGCCAATCCATTACGGGCACGCTTTGAAAAAGCGCTGAAACCGATTACCGTGGGTTTGGTTCTGGTCAGTGCGTGGTTGATTGCCGATGCATCTGCACAAAACCTGCTTTTGGTCGTCATCGTGATTGTAACCGCGATTCTCGGCATGTTTAAAAAGATTCATCCCCTCTGGGTCATGGCCGCAGGCGCAGGACTTGGAATCGCCTTCCTTTAA
- a CDS encoding chromate transporter has product MKAQALSIASEPLTTAPDCKALFTGFMKLGLMGFGGVLPLAHRIIVEEHKWIDAGKFTDLLGICQLLPGGNIINMAVAIGMEFQGVKGAISSVLGLISAPTAIVLIIYQVYEHFQYLPAVKHMIQGLAAAAAGLLFATGFKMLKPILKSYLTLFTIGLTFVFMIWIKLPLALTLAILLAINMLVLGVKKS; this is encoded by the coding sequence ATGAAAGCCCAAGCCCTATCAATAGCGAGTGAACCACTAACGACTGCTCCTGATTGTAAGGCACTTTTTACGGGATTTATGAAATTGGGATTGATGGGTTTTGGTGGTGTTTTGCCACTGGCGCATCGCATTATCGTTGAAGAACATAAATGGATTGATGCTGGCAAATTTACCGACTTGCTGGGTATCTGCCAGTTATTACCGGGCGGCAACATCATCAATATGGCCGTTGCCATTGGAATGGAATTCCAAGGCGTGAAAGGTGCGATCAGTTCAGTGCTCGGTTTAATCTCCGCCCCAACAGCAATTGTGCTGATCATCTATCAGGTCTATGAGCATTTTCAGTATCTCCCTGCCGTTAAACACATGATTCAAGGTTTGGCAGCGGCTGCCGCAGGCTTGCTGTTTGCAACAGGATTTAAGATGCTCAAGCCAATTTTAAAAAGCTATCTGACTCTTTTTACCATTGGCCTGACTTTCGTGTTTATGATCTGGATCAAGCTGCCCTTAGCCCTGACTTTAGCAATTTTACTGGCCATTAATATGCTGGTTTTAGGAGTGAAAAAATCATGA
- a CDS encoding LysR family transcriptional regulator — protein MIDIHKLNAFVAVVEESNISKAAVRLHMQQPPLTRLIKSLEEELDTALLKRLPRGVEVTEAGKALYQEAITILAHAQSIPKRVKNIAQGLEGQINIGFTNSAGLHPFLPALLRQFREQFPAVAIHLEEDSSTALTDAVINEKLDIVFLRKPAPIHAAVQSIHVLDEPLIVALPSNHPLVEQEGSIRLLDLEPYEFVLYRRIAGQDLFDNILANCYQAGFNPNIVQEAPRLTSSLNLIAAGIGLSIVPASIQDFWNKQIVYKALEAKKPCIAPIYAICRAKGNSVRVEHFLNLLKASQTT, from the coding sequence ATGATTGATATTCATAAGCTCAATGCATTCGTTGCTGTGGTAGAAGAAAGCAATATTTCCAAAGCCGCAGTTAGACTGCATATGCAACAGCCACCGTTGACCCGATTGATTAAAAGTCTGGAAGAAGAGCTGGATACCGCTTTGCTCAAACGTCTGCCTCGTGGTGTGGAAGTCACTGAAGCGGGTAAGGCTTTATATCAGGAAGCCATCACCATTTTGGCGCATGCCCAGTCGATTCCCAAACGGGTGAAAAACATTGCCCAAGGTTTGGAAGGTCAGATCAATATTGGCTTTACCAACTCGGCAGGTTTGCATCCTTTTTTGCCTGCCTTATTACGTCAATTCAGGGAACAGTTTCCTGCCGTCGCCATTCATTTGGAAGAAGACAGCAGTACCGCCTTAACCGATGCAGTGATCAATGAAAAACTGGATATCGTTTTTCTGCGCAAACCCGCGCCGATTCATGCCGCAGTTCAAAGCATTCATGTACTGGATGAGCCCTTGATTGTGGCCTTACCGAGTAATCATCCTTTGGTTGAGCAAGAGGGATCAATCCGCCTACTCGATTTAGAGCCGTATGAGTTTGTGTTGTATCGCCGTATTGCGGGGCAGGACCTGTTTGATAATATTTTGGCAAATTGCTATCAGGCCGGGTTTAACCCGAATATTGTGCAGGAAGCACCACGTCTAACTTCGAGCCTTAATCTGATTGCGGCGGGGATTGGATTATCAATTGTCCCCGCATCGATTCAGGATTTCTGGAATAAACAGATTGTGTATAAAGCGCTAGAAGCGAAAAAGCCGTGTATCGCCCCGATTTATGCGATTTGTCGTGCCAAAGGCAATAGTGTTCGGGTGGAGCATTTTTTAAATCTACTCAAAGCCAGTCAAACGACTTGA
- a CDS encoding DUF4850 domain-containing protein: MKTFITISAVLFTLSTTSTHAEVSTFQPIFPKFSNTSQERKSENQIYALGEVSFVNNVRVPFYGVTALNPADEGLLKDFKSCTAKSCHFDFKLDTHQAKQLKLVALPEIGVVLVPKDWYDVEAHAGANGTGSALLMSPNQKQAIELYDSSFCVGCGMPNATLYFPNLLKESIENEFGGYKDPKKLVTVVHPSKNVAFFSYQIPNFNNKTHGVAKYHDEDTFNFREITVTLDQSQQHLLGPILNFYHFSH, from the coding sequence ATGAAAACATTCATCACTATTTCCGCTGTTTTATTCACATTATCAACCACTTCAACTCATGCAGAGGTTAGTACCTTTCAGCCTATTTTTCCTAAATTTTCAAACACTTCTCAAGAGCGAAAGTCCGAAAACCAAATTTATGCCTTGGGCGAAGTGTCCTTTGTCAACAATGTCCGTGTTCCCTTTTATGGGGTCACAGCACTGAATCCTGCCGATGAAGGCTTATTAAAAGACTTTAAAAGCTGTACCGCAAAAAGTTGCCATTTTGACTTTAAGCTAGATACACATCAGGCCAAGCAACTCAAATTAGTTGCGCTACCTGAAATTGGTGTCGTACTTGTACCTAAAGATTGGTACGATGTGGAGGCACATGCGGGCGCAAATGGTACGGGTTCGGCCTTGCTGATGAGTCCAAATCAAAAACAGGCCATAGAATTATACGATTCATCCTTTTGTGTCGGTTGCGGTATGCCCAATGCCACGCTTTACTTTCCCAACCTGTTAAAAGAAAGTATTGAAAATGAATTTGGTGGCTATAAAGACCCAAAAAAATTGGTCACTGTGGTTCATCCCTCTAAAAATGTGGCTTTCTTTAGTTATCAGATTCCGAACTTCAACAATAAAACCCATGGTGTGGCGAAATACCATGACGAGGACACCTTTAATTTTAGAGAAATCACCGTCACTCTGGATCAATCACAACAGCACTTGCTTGGGCCAATTTTAAATTTTTATCACTTTAGCCACTAG
- a CDS encoding PAAR domain-containing protein — protein MQAFITRGCFTDHGGKILEGEEIWLVDGKAIHLEGMTHYCPRCKVLSKAIATERGFIQVNGRNPIVAGDVSTCGSRYIKISDLAVRSSNSGKDTFVNVVPLLTDYVNGQFFSDQFMLVDQKTGNVLSGIPYLIHRENGEIEEGVTDENGYTKNISNSERAENITIEINNFDLERFLMKTLNKTLTVGGNNKKIQ, from the coding sequence ATGCAAGCATTTATAACAAGAGGTTGCTTCACCGATCATGGTGGTAAAATTTTGGAAGGCGAGGAAATATGGTTAGTCGATGGAAAGGCTATTCATCTAGAAGGAATGACTCATTACTGCCCGCGGTGCAAAGTTTTATCAAAAGCGATTGCTACTGAAAGAGGATTCATACAAGTTAATGGACGAAATCCTATTGTTGCTGGTGATGTTTCTACTTGTGGTTCAAGGTATATAAAGATTTCAGATTTAGCTGTCCGTAGCAGTAATTCTGGAAAAGATACTTTCGTAAACGTCGTACCTCTACTAACAGATTATGTAAATGGTCAATTCTTCTCTGATCAATTTATGCTTGTTGACCAGAAAACAGGAAATGTACTATCAGGTATTCCATATTTAATACATAGAGAAAATGGGGAAATAGAAGAAGGCGTTACTGATGAAAATGGATATACAAAAAATATATCGAATAGTGAAAGAGCTGAAAATATAACAATAGAAATCAATAATTTTGATTTGGAAAGATTTTTAATGAAAACTTTAAATAAGACACTTACAGTAGGGGGTAACAATAAAAAGATCCAGTAA